TGAAAACGGAGTGGCTTGGCTTACTTTGAACCGTCCTGATAAACTTAATTCCTTTACTTCCCAAATGAATAAAGAAATACAAAAAGCGATCAAAACATCTGCGGGGTCCGATGAAGTGCGGGCCATTATCATCACAGGGGAAGGCAGGGCCTTTTGCTCGGGACAAGATTTATCGGATTTGGATGATAGCATGAATTTAGGTCAATTGCTGCGTGAAAATTACGGTCCAATGATGCAGCAAATAGCAAGCTGTGAAAAACCGATCATCGCAGCGGTCAATGGGGTGGCTGCAGGGGCCGGTTTCAGCCTTGCACTAGCATGCGATTTCCGGCTTGTTTCTGAAAAAGCCAGTTTTATAAATGCCTTTGTCAATATCGGATTGATTCCTGATTCAGGAAATCTGTATTACCTTTCGCGGATTGTCGGTCATGCGAAAGCCTTGGAATTATCATTATTAGGGGAAAAGGTTACGGCTAGCGAGGCGAAAAATATCGGGATCGCTACAAAAGTGATCAGTGTGGAAGCATGGGACGAGGAATTGAAAGCCTTTGCAGAGAATCTCGCAAACAAACCAACGAAAGCAATCGGCTTAATCAAAAGATACTTAGAGGCATCCTATCACCTTTCATTGGAAGAATACTTAAAAGAAGAAGCGGAGGGGCAGCGGATCGCTGGCTTAACGAAGGATTATGCAGAAGGTGTGGCAGCATTCATTGAAAAAAGGAAGGCTCAATTCATAGGCAAGTAATATAGAAAAGGGAGTGGGAGTACATGGTAAGAGTTCAAGAGTCAGCATTTGAAAAGGCGGAAACGAAACGTGATTATTACCACCTGATCATTAATGGAGAAAGAGTGGAAAGCTCTAATGGATCCACGATTGATGCGTACAATCCTGCGACTGGTGAAATCATTGCCAAGGTTGCAAAAGCCACTAAGGAAGATGCAGAAAGAGCTGTTCAAGCTGCTCGTGAAGCATTTGATAATGGTAAATGGAAGAAAACTCCGATCAATAAACGGTCTCGTGTATTGAACAAAATTGCTGCAATCATGCGTTCACGCTTCAATGAATTGGTTGAATTGGAAGTCCTGAACAGCGGCAAATCCATTTCTGCAGCGCAAGGCCAAGTCATGCAGGCAATTGAAGATTTCGAGTTTTATGCAGGCGCTTTAGTTGCACACCGCGGATCTGTCAATAATGTTCCTGGTCAATTCCATAACTATACGGAAAAAGAGCCAGTAGGTGTTTGTGCTCAAATCATCCCTTGGAATTACCCTATGATGATGGCAGCGTGGAAAATTGCACCAGCAATCGCAGTTGGCTGTTCAGTCATTGTCAAGCCAGCTTCGTTAACGCCGCTGACTGCCATTGTATTAGGGGAAATCTGTTTAGAAGCTGGTGTTCCTTCAGGCGTGGTCAATATCATTCCAGGGCCTGGATCGGACGTAGGGAATTATCTTGTCGAGCATCCGAAAGTGAATAAGGTGGCCTTCACGGGCTCTACGCCAATTGGCAGGGATCTCATGGGCAAAGCATCACAGACATTAAAAAGGGTGACATTGGAGCTTGGAGGTAAGTCACCTAATATTGTCTTCGAAGATGCGGACCTTGAAGCAGCTATCGATGGATCATTATATGGCATTTTCTACAATACTGGACAGTCTTGCGAAGCTAGATCCCGTTTATACGTTCACGAAGACATATATGATGAGTTCGTTGCCAGATTCGTAGAAAAAACGAAAAAATTGAAATTGGGCAATCCTCTCGACAAAGAAACACACGTCGGTGCAGTCATAGATCAAGGGCAATTGGATGTAATCGACAATTATGTACAATCTGCCATTACTGACGGAGCGAAAATCCTGACAGGAGGAAAGCCAGCGGTAATTGAAGGTTTCGAAAACGGTTATTGGTATGAGCCGACGGTGATAGCGAATGTCAATCATGAAATGGATGTAGTGAAAGAGGAAATATTCGGACCGGTTGTTGTCATAATGAAATTCAAAGATGAAAAAGAAGCTGTGAGACTCGCAAATGATACGGAATTCGGTTTAGGTTCAGCTCTATGGACAAAAGATGGCGGGCGTGCGACTAGAGTGGCCAATCAAATAGAAGCGGGAATCGTCATGGTAAATTGCCCATTCTCCGCATTTCCTGGAACACCTTTCGGAGGGTATAAACAGTCAGGGTTCGGCCGGGAACTTTGTATTGAGACACTTGATCTTTATACAGAAACGAAAAGCATCATTTCCTATTATGGAAGCCGTCCCTTAAATCCCTTTGGAATTTAATAAAACATAAAATAGGCGGCTGGCTGAACGGTATGTCGGAAAAGTAATTCAGGTATGGATGAATGCTGATCTGGTTCATCGTAGCCAGCCCCTATTTATTTTTGAAGGAGGAATGAACGAATGATTAGAAATTTAGTGATTGTCGGATCTGGTGTCATGGGCAGGGGAATAGCTTATGTAGGAGCCACAGGCGGCTTTAATGTAGTACTGGTGGATGTGAATCAGGATGCTTTGGAAAGTGCAAGAAAAGAGATCGATTCCATTTTTGAGAAGGGTGTGCGCTACCAAAAAATCACCCAGGAAGAAGCGGCAGCCGCAAAAAGCAGATTTTCCTATTCTTCCAATTTGAAAGAATCAGCAGCATATGCCGACTTGATCATAGAGGCAGTTCCGGAAAAGGCGGAAATTAAGAGGGCAGTCTTCGAAACGATTGAAGTCCATGCAAAAGAAGACTGTTACTTTGCAACCAATACTTCCACGATGAGCCCTACGGAAATTGGTTCTTATGGAAAGCGTCCCGAAAGAACGATTGCCATGCATTTTTTCAATCCTGTACAAAAGATGCCACTCGTTGAAATTGTACGTGGTCTAGAAACCAGCGATGAAACGGCAGCCTTAATAAAAGAGGTAGCCGGAAAAATGGGAAAAGAAACCGTGGTCATAAATGAATTCCCTGGGTTTGTTACCAGCAGGATCAGCTGTTTGGTAGGTAATGAAGCGTTCTATATGCTTCAAGAAGGTTTAGGAACACCAGAAGAAATCGATAAGGCAATAAAGTTAGGGCTGAATTACCCAATGGGACCATTTGAGCTAGGTGATTTGGTGGGATTGGATGCCCGTTTGAATAATTTAAAATACTTACATAGTAAACTTGGTGAGAAATACCGCCCGGCCCCGCTCCTTGAACAGTATGTTAAAGCTGGCAGGCTCGGCAGAAAGTCAGGTAAAGGTGTGTACGATTATACAAAAGATGGCGAGCTGGTGAGGAAATGAAGGATGTTGTGATTATCGATGCTGTGAGAACACCAATCGGAAGATATAAAGGCGCTTTGAAAAGCGTTCGTCCGGATGACCTCGGTGCAATTGTAATCAAGGCGCTGACCGATCGCAATCCAGAGCTGCCGCCAGATCAAATTGAAGATGTCATCTTCGGAAATGCAAATCAAGCAGGAGAGGATAATCGCGATGTGGCCAGGATGTCCGCCCTTTTAGCTGGTCTTCCGGTGAACGTGGCTGGAACGACAATAAATCGTTTGTGTGGATCAGGACTGGATGCCGTCATGTATGCTGCACGCTCCATTGCTGTAGGTGAAGGCGATATTTATATCGCAGGCGGTACCGAAAGCATGACAAGGGCGCCGTACGTCATGGCCAAACCTGAGAGTGAATTTCCGCGGGGTTCAATGGAGCTTCAGGATACAACGATCGGATGGCGCTTCACGAATGAGAAACTTAAAGAAATGTATGGCACGGATTCGATGCCTCAAACGGCTGAAAACGTTGCCCGGCGTTTTTCGGTTTCAAGGGAGGACCAAGATCAATTCGCGTATCAAAGCCAGCAAAAAGCGAAAAAAGCAGTGGAAAATGAGCGTTTCATTAATGAAATCGTACCTGTTCGATATATGGATCGTAAAGGGAATGAAGTCATTGTCGAGAAGGATGAACACCCTCGTCCTGACACGACCATCGAAAAGTTGGAAAAACTCAAACCGATCTTTAAAGACGGCACTATAACGGCCGGTAATGCTTCAGGCGTAAATGATGGAGCCTCGGCATTACTTTTGATGAGTGCAGAAAAGGCACGGGAGCTTGGATTGAAACCTCTGGCCAAATATGTTGTAGGGGCGGTAGCGGGCTTAGAACCGTCCATTATGGGCCTTGGCCCGATTCATGCCACTAAAAAAGCATTGGAGAGGGCAAGCTTGACCATTGAAGACATCGGGCTAGTGGAATTGAATGAAGCATTCGCTTCCCAATCCTTGGAGTGCATCCGCCAATTGAAATTGGATCAGGAGAAAGTGAATGTCAACGGCGGGGCAATAGCGTTTGGCCATCCGCTCGGTGCAAGCGGGGCGCGTATTTTAACAACGCTCGTCCACGAAATGAAAAAGCGGAATGTCCGCTATGGTCTTGCGACGATGTGTGTAGGCGTTGGCCAAGGCATTTCAGCCATTATAGAAAATATTGAAAAAGATTGATGGTGGGGCCGGCCCTTATTAGATTTATCTGCATAAGGGTCATTTTTTTTAAGGGGGAGGAGACTCATGTCCAAGGTTATATATAAAGTGATAAATCAAATCGGCTATGTAACAGTGAATCGGCCCGACGTATTGAACTGCTTCGACTATGAGACACTTTGTGAACTGCAGGAAGTCATCGATGCAGTTTATTATGACGGCGATATCCGTGTCGTCATTTTCACCGGTGCAGGGGAAAAGGCCTTCAGTGCGGGAGCGGATTTGAAAGAAAGGAAGTCTTTGAATGATGCGGAAGTAAGAAGGAACGTTAAAGCGATTCGCGATGTTTTTAATAGTATCGCAGGGCTTCCGCAGCCAACGATAGCTGCCGTCAATGGATATGCATTGGGGGGAGGATTTGAATGGCTGCTTTCATGTGACTTTGCAATTGCTGCCGAAAGTGTTTCTTTGGGGCTCACTGAAACTAGCTGGGCCATTATTCCTGGGGCAGGCGGTACACAGCGGCTGCCGAGATTGATTGGGGAAATGAAAGCGAAGGAATTGATCTTCACCGCTAAAAAACTGACTGCAGAAGAGGCATGTCAATTAGGGATCCTTTTGAGGGTCGTGCCAAGGGATCAACTTATGTCAGCCTGTGAGGAATTGGCAGCCAATATCATGAAAAATGGGCCGATTGCAGTCAAACAAGCCAAATATGCGATTGACCAAGGACTGAATACGGACTTGCAAACCGGAATGGCCATAGAGGGAAAGGCCTATGAATTGACCATCCCGACTCAAGACAGATTGGAAGCACTCCTAGCATTTAGTGAACGGAGAAAAGCACGATTTACTGGTGAATAATATTGCGCTTTCTTTTTAAAAAGATATAATAATTATTATGTCTTCCGTGTGAAAATAGTAACAATGTAAGGGCGAGGTGAGAAAGATAGGTACTAACACTCAATCCATGATTTTCACGATATACGGCGATTATATCCGTAACTATGGAAATAAAATCTGGATAGGCAGTTTAATTCGTTTATTGAAGGAATTCGGTCATAATGAGCAGGGCGTACGTGTAGCCGTTTCACGAATGGTCAAGCAAGGATGGATTCAGTCAGAGAAGCAGGGAAATAAAAGCTATTACTTTTTGACTGATCGCGGTGTGCAGAGAATGGATGAAGCGGCCAATCGCATATATAAGATGAAACCGAATGAATGGGACGGTAAATGGCGTATCTTAATGTATACGATCCCTGAAGATAAGCGGCAATTACGGGATGATCTCCGTAAAGAATTATTATGGAGCGGGTTTGGCAGTTTTTCAAGTGGTTGCTGGATTTCCCCTAATGATTTGGAGAAACAAATCAATCGCTTGATAGAGAAATATGACATCAATGAATATGTTGATTTTTTCATTTCGGAGTACAAAGGTCCAAAAGAAAACCAATCGCTTGTAGAGAAAAGCTGGCATTTGGAAGAGATTGAAAATAAATATGAAGAATTCATCGAGAAATACAGCAAACAATTCATCGTTCATCAAAGCATCATTAACAGGGGCGAAATGTCCGATGCCGATTGTTTTGTGGAACGAACGAACTTGGTGCATGAATACCGTAAGTTTTTATTTATCGATCCGGGCCTGCCAAAGGAACTTCTGCCTTCAAAGTGGAATGGGAATCATGCTGCTCTTTTATTTAGCCAGTATTATCAAGTCTTGGCTGAACCAGCAAGCCGTTTCTTTGAAAGCGTATTTCAGGAAAATAATGATTTATGCCGGAAAGACGAAACCTATGATGCCAAGGATCATCCACTTATCATTAAGTGAAAAAGAGCTTCAGCCAGTCGCTAATGACGACTTGCAGAAGCTCTTTTCACATTATCATTTTCGACTTCTGCAATAATTAATCAAGTATCCCTTTGAAGTCTTTCCCTTTTTGAACATATGTATCGATGGAAAGTTGGATCAATTCAAGATCTTTATTATTCAATCTGCGGACCACTTTCCCCGGGGAACCAATAACCAGTGAACGTGGGGGTATGATTTTGCCAGAGGAAATCAATGTATTCGCTCCGATGATGCACTCTTCGCCGATCTCTACATTATCCAATATCGTTGAACCCATTCCAATAATGGATCGTTTGCCTATTTTACAGCCATGCAGGATAACATTGTGACCAACCGTCACTTCGTCTTCAATGACAACCGGGCATCCTTCAAATAAATGAATGGTCGAGTTATCTTGTATACTGCATTTTTCACCTATTGTAATTGAATCTTCATCACCGCGGAGTACGGCATTAAACCAAATGGTAGAGTCTTTCCCAATCGCAATATCACCGATTAAATGAGCGCCAGGTGCCACGAAAACAGTATCATCAATGGATGGTTTTTTATTATTATACGGTATAATCATAGTCTCGCTCCTTTTGAAAAGTCAGAATTGTTTTTCTAATGAATATAGTATAACATTAAATTGACAGGGAGGGATGAAAGTGAAATATATTTGTGAACTTTTTGCGATAAAATATCCTATTATACAAGGCGGCATGGGGAATATAAGCAATGCAAGTCTTGCGGCTGCAGTATCCAATGCAGGGGGACTTGGGACAATAGGGTGCGGTACGATGAATCCTGAACAGGTAGAAGCAATCATTCTCGAAACCAAAGATAAAACCAATAACAATTTTGCGTTGAACATTCCAATAAACGTTAGTCCATATACTGATGAGTTAGTGAATCTTGTCCTGAAGCATGATATACCTGTAGTTTCCTTATCTGCAGGAAATCCTGCCCCTTTCATTCCATTATTTCAAAAAAAGAATGTAAAAGTGATCGCCATCGTTGCGTCGGTCAAGCACGCGCAAAAAGCGCAAGCTGCAGGGGCTGATGTGTTGGTCGCAGAAGGGTTTGAAGCTGCCGGCATCAATTCGAACCTGGAAATGACGACCTTTACACTCATTCCGCAAATCAGCAAGCATGTGACGCTTCCAGTTTTGGCAGCTGGCGGAATAGGCAATGGGCAGGGTTTGGCAGCTGCATTGATGCTGGGGGCTTCAGGAGTCCAATTAGGAACCAGGCTGATCGCTACACAAGAAGCGCCGTTCCATCCGTCATATAAGCAGAAACTAATCGAAGCGATGGGCAATGATACGGTAATTTTGGGAAGAACATTTGGCCAGGTCAGAAGAGTATTGAAGGACCCATATACCGAGAAGGTCCTGGGTTTGGAAAAACAGGGACTGTCTCCTGTGAATTATCGTGAAATGACCTCTGAAGTCCATCATATTAATGGGGCGATGAACGGGGATGTTAACAATGGATTCATGAACAGCGGCCAGGTAGCCGGATTGATTGACGATATACCCACTGTTAAGGAATTACTTGATGGCATGATGAAAGATGCGAAAAAACAAATGGAGGATGGATTGAGCAGGCTCTCTGCCCCTTTTATGATTTGAGAGCGGAGGGGCCCATCTTGTCATTAGTTCATGGGTTTATTCCTTGGTAAACTACCGAAAGCTTGAGGTAAATTCGTCCTCAAGCTTTTTTCATTTCTGGACCATCTGAAATTATATGATCATTCTTCATACAATCTGAAATCTTATGTGAATAGCCCGATAACATAAAATGGACTCCATAAGGTACATTGTTTTAGGATAACATTTTGGAAAAATGTGATTGAACTTGTGATACAATGGAGAATGTCCTTTTTGAAATCAAGGGGTGCCCAGAATCAATCTGGGAGCACGCCTTTTATATGTAATAAAAGTTGGAAAAGGGGAAACCTCAATGGAAACTTTAATAATGGATATGATTGAAGCGTTTAAATCTTTATCCTATTTCGGTGTGTTGTTAGCTTTGACTTTTGAATTCATTCCTGCTGAAATAGTTTTGCCACTAGCTGGATACTGGGTTTATCAAGGTGATATGAATTTATACTTGACTATTCTTGCCGGTTCGTTTGGTGGGGTAACGGGCCCATTGACGCTTTATGCTTTAGGCAAGTATGGCGGGAGACCGCTTGTATTAAAGTTTGGGAAATACTTTTTGATCAAAGATGAGCAGTTGAATAAGGCTGACCGATTCTTTGAAAGGTTTGGTGGGGGAATTGCCTTTTTTGGACGGTTTGTACCAGGAATTCGTACCGCCGTTTCGCTGCCATGCGGGATATTGAAAATGAGTATTTGGAAATTCATTTTATATACCTATATGGCGATGCTTCCTGTTACTAGCGTTTATGTTTATCTAGGGTATAAGTTAGGACCGAGATGGGAGCAGGCAGGAGCCATCTTTTCACAATATGCGAATTTCTTGCTTATCCCAATCGCACTTATAATCATTTGGTTCATTATGAAGACTCAAAAACAAAAGCAAAGACAAAAACTAAAAGTCAATT
The DNA window shown above is from Peribacillus sp. FSL P2-0133 and carries:
- a CDS encoding enoyl-CoA hydratase-related protein; this encodes MFETITYRVENGVAWLTLNRPDKLNSFTSQMNKEIQKAIKTSAGSDEVRAIIITGEGRAFCSGQDLSDLDDSMNLGQLLRENYGPMMQQIASCEKPIIAAVNGVAAGAGFSLALACDFRLVSEKASFINAFVNIGLIPDSGNLYYLSRIVGHAKALELSLLGEKVTASEAKNIGIATKVISVEAWDEELKAFAENLANKPTKAIGLIKRYLEASYHLSLEEYLKEEAEGQRIAGLTKDYAEGVAAFIEKRKAQFIGK
- a CDS encoding aldehyde dehydrogenase family protein — its product is MVRVQESAFEKAETKRDYYHLIINGERVESSNGSTIDAYNPATGEIIAKVAKATKEDAERAVQAAREAFDNGKWKKTPINKRSRVLNKIAAIMRSRFNELVELEVLNSGKSISAAQGQVMQAIEDFEFYAGALVAHRGSVNNVPGQFHNYTEKEPVGVCAQIIPWNYPMMMAAWKIAPAIAVGCSVIVKPASLTPLTAIVLGEICLEAGVPSGVVNIIPGPGSDVGNYLVEHPKVNKVAFTGSTPIGRDLMGKASQTLKRVTLELGGKSPNIVFEDADLEAAIDGSLYGIFYNTGQSCEARSRLYVHEDIYDEFVARFVEKTKKLKLGNPLDKETHVGAVIDQGQLDVIDNYVQSAITDGAKILTGGKPAVIEGFENGYWYEPTVIANVNHEMDVVKEEIFGPVVVIMKFKDEKEAVRLANDTEFGLGSALWTKDGGRATRVANQIEAGIVMVNCPFSAFPGTPFGGYKQSGFGRELCIETLDLYTETKSIISYYGSRPLNPFGI
- a CDS encoding 3-hydroxyacyl-CoA dehydrogenase; this translates as MIRNLVIVGSGVMGRGIAYVGATGGFNVVLVDVNQDALESARKEIDSIFEKGVRYQKITQEEAAAAKSRFSYSSNLKESAAYADLIIEAVPEKAEIKRAVFETIEVHAKEDCYFATNTSTMSPTEIGSYGKRPERTIAMHFFNPVQKMPLVEIVRGLETSDETAALIKEVAGKMGKETVVINEFPGFVTSRISCLVGNEAFYMLQEGLGTPEEIDKAIKLGLNYPMGPFELGDLVGLDARLNNLKYLHSKLGEKYRPAPLLEQYVKAGRLGRKSGKGVYDYTKDGELVRK
- a CDS encoding acetyl-CoA C-acyltransferase, giving the protein MKDVVIIDAVRTPIGRYKGALKSVRPDDLGAIVIKALTDRNPELPPDQIEDVIFGNANQAGEDNRDVARMSALLAGLPVNVAGTTINRLCGSGLDAVMYAARSIAVGEGDIYIAGGTESMTRAPYVMAKPESEFPRGSMELQDTTIGWRFTNEKLKEMYGTDSMPQTAENVARRFSVSREDQDQFAYQSQQKAKKAVENERFINEIVPVRYMDRKGNEVIVEKDEHPRPDTTIEKLEKLKPIFKDGTITAGNASGVNDGASALLLMSAEKARELGLKPLAKYVVGAVAGLEPSIMGLGPIHATKKALERASLTIEDIGLVELNEAFASQSLECIRQLKLDQEKVNVNGGAIAFGHPLGASGARILTTLVHEMKKRNVRYGLATMCVGVGQGISAIIENIEKD
- a CDS encoding enoyl-CoA hydratase-related protein, which encodes MSKVIYKVINQIGYVTVNRPDVLNCFDYETLCELQEVIDAVYYDGDIRVVIFTGAGEKAFSAGADLKERKSLNDAEVRRNVKAIRDVFNSIAGLPQPTIAAVNGYALGGGFEWLLSCDFAIAAESVSLGLTETSWAIIPGAGGTQRLPRLIGEMKAKELIFTAKKLTAEEACQLGILLRVVPRDQLMSACEELAANIMKNGPIAVKQAKYAIDQGLNTDLQTGMAIEGKAYELTIPTQDRLEALLAFSERRKARFTGE
- the paaX gene encoding phenylacetic acid degradation operon negative regulatory protein PaaX encodes the protein MGTNTQSMIFTIYGDYIRNYGNKIWIGSLIRLLKEFGHNEQGVRVAVSRMVKQGWIQSEKQGNKSYYFLTDRGVQRMDEAANRIYKMKPNEWDGKWRILMYTIPEDKRQLRDDLRKELLWSGFGSFSSGCWISPNDLEKQINRLIEKYDINEYVDFFISEYKGPKENQSLVEKSWHLEEIENKYEEFIEKYSKQFIVHQSIINRGEMSDADCFVERTNLVHEYRKFLFIDPGLPKELLPSKWNGNHAALLFSQYYQVLAEPASRFFESVFQENNDLCRKDETYDAKDHPLIIK
- a CDS encoding gamma carbonic anhydrase family protein, which encodes MIIPYNNKKPSIDDTVFVAPGAHLIGDIAIGKDSTIWFNAVLRGDEDSITIGEKCSIQDNSTIHLFEGCPVVIEDEVTVGHNVILHGCKIGKRSIIGMGSTILDNVEIGEECIIGANTLISSGKIIPPRSLVIGSPGKVVRRLNNKDLELIQLSIDTYVQKGKDFKGILD
- a CDS encoding DUF561 domain-containing protein, which produces MKYICELFAIKYPIIQGGMGNISNASLAAAVSNAGGLGTIGCGTMNPEQVEAIILETKDKTNNNFALNIPINVSPYTDELVNLVLKHDIPVVSLSAGNPAPFIPLFQKKNVKVIAIVASVKHAQKAQAAGADVLVAEGFEAAGINSNLEMTTFTLIPQISKHVTLPVLAAGGIGNGQGLAAALMLGASGVQLGTRLIATQEAPFHPSYKQKLIEAMGNDTVILGRTFGQVRRVLKDPYTEKVLGLEKQGLSPVNYREMTSEVHHINGAMNGDVNNGFMNSGQVAGLIDDIPTVKELLDGMMKDAKKQMEDGLSRLSAPFMI
- a CDS encoding DedA family protein gives rise to the protein METLIMDMIEAFKSLSYFGVLLALTFEFIPAEIVLPLAGYWVYQGDMNLYLTILAGSFGGVTGPLTLYALGKYGGRPLVLKFGKYFLIKDEQLNKADRFFERFGGGIAFFGRFVPGIRTAVSLPCGILKMSIWKFILYTYMAMLPVTSVYVYLGYKLGPRWEQAGAIFSQYANFLLIPIALIIIWFIMKTQKQKQRQKLKVNS